The genomic region GGCCAGCAGGGCAAGGTGTCGGCCGTCAATCTCCGGTCCGCCTGACACCTGTCCGCCCGATTGACGAAGCTCCGCCCCCTTCGCGGGACCGGAGCTTCCCCATCGGGCCGGTGCCGTCAGGGCATCCCCGGCGGAAGCAAGCTACCCCGTCGGGCATTCTGGTCGGCCGCAGTCAAAACAGACCAGCCAGGGAGCCGATATGGCGTTCAAGCCGAACTACAACCAGCAACGCGCCGAGCGCAACCGACTCAAGCAGGCGAAGAAGGACGAGAAACTGCGGGAGCAGGAAGAGGCGCGCGCGCGTCGGAAAGCCATGCAGGCCACCTCGGACCCGTCCTCGCCGCCTTCCCCATCGGACACTGAACCGGCCTCCTGATCAGGGGGCCATCGCGAGGATGAGACATGGCGCTCAAGCGGCGCTCCGAAACCAGCTTCGTGCTGTTCGACGTATTGTACGTGGACGGCTCGCGCAGCTCGAACCGCAAGGTGCCAATGACGGCGCTTGGTGGACTGGACGGCGATGAACCGGCCAAGGCCATCATCGAGGCACAGGACATCGAGATCGGCCGGGCATCCGGCAAGCCCCGCCCCGAGATCAGCTCGGTGACCCGCGCGGGCCGATGACACCGCAACGGGAAGGGGCGACAGCGGGGATTGCCCCGCTGCCGCCCCTTCCCTTGCTTGCGCGTTGACTCCGCCCCCCTCCGCGCTGTAAACGCGCCTCTCTCCGGCGGCCGGTTCCTCCTGGCCGCCGCAATCGTGTCACAAGAATGCTCATGGGTCGGTCGACCCCCGGCGCAACCGCCAGGGCGATGATCGACGACAGGATGCCAGATCGATGTTCGCAGTCATCCGCACCGGCGGAAAGCAGTACCGCGTCACCCCGAACGCCGTGCTGAAGGTCGAGAAGCTGGAAGCCGAACCCGGCGCCACCGTCACCTTCACCGACGTCCTCGCCGTCGGCGGCGAGTCCGGGCTCACCGTGGGCACCCCCACCGTCGCCGGCGCCACCGTGACCGCGACCGTGATCGCCCAGGACCGGCTGGACACGGTCATCATCTTCAAGAAGCGCCGCCGGCAGAACAGCCGTCGCAAGAACGGCCACCGCCAGCACGTGACCGTGCTGCGCGTCGCCGAGATCACCGCGGCCTAAGGAGAGACTCAGATGGCACATAAAAAGGCAGGCGGTTCGTCCCGCAACGGGCGCGATACGGAAGGCCGGCGCCTCGGCCTCAAGAAGTCCGGTGGCCAGGCGGTGGTGGCAGGCAACATCATCCTCCGCCAGCGCGGCACCCGCTGGAAGCCGGGCCGCAATGTCGGCCTCGGCCGCGACCACACCATCTTCGCGCTGATCGACGGCCACGTCACCTTCGAGCGCAAGGCCGACGACCGCGTGCATGTCTCGGTGACGCCGCTGCCGGTGGCCGCCGAGTAACGGCGCCCTCCCGCACGCACCACGTTTTCCGGGGGTCGGCGCCGCGCCGGCCCCCGTTTTCGTTAAAAGTGTCATGAAATTCCTCGACCAGGCGAAGATCTACTGCCGCTCCGGCGATGGCGGCGACGGCGTCACCGCGTTCCGCCGCGAGAAATTCCTCGAGTTCGGCGGGCCGGATGGCGGTGACGGCGGAAGGGGCGGCCACGTCATCTTTGAAGCGGTCGAGAACCTGAACACGCTGATCGACTTCCGCTATACTCAGCATTTCCGTGCCCCCAAGGGCGGCAACGGCGCCGGCGCCAACCGCACCGGGGCGGGGGCGAAGGACGTCATCGTCAAGGTCCCGGTCGGCACGCAGATCCTGGATGACGACCGCGAGACGCTGCTCGCCGACCTCGACGTGCCGGGCAAGCAGGTGGTGCTGCTGCGCGGCGGCGATGGCGGGTTCGGCAACGCCCATTTCAAGACCTCGACCAACCGCGCCCCGCGCCGCGCCGACAAGGGCTGGCCGGGCGAGGAACGCTGGATCTGGCTGCGGCTCAAGCTGATCGCCGATGCCGGGCTGGTCGGGCTGCCCAATGCCGGCAAGTCCACCTTCCTCTCGGTGGTCTCGGCGGCGCGGCCGAAGATCGCCGATTACCCCTTCACCACCCTGCATCCGCAGCTTGGCGTGGTGCGGCTGTCCACCACCCAGGAATTCGTGCTGGCCGACATCCCCGGCCTGATCGAGGGCGCGCATGAGGGCGCCGGGCTGGGCGACCGCTTCCTCGGCCATGTCGAACGCTGCGCGGTGCTGCTGCACCTGGTGGACGGCGCCGCCGGCGACGTGGTGCAGGCCTGGCGCACGGTGCGCGAGGAACTCGTTTCCTATGGCGGGGGCCTCGCCGACAAGCCGGAAGTGCTGGTGCTGAACAAGGCCGACGCGATGACGCCGCGGGAAGCCTCCGCGCGCCGCACCGCCTTGCAGAAGGCGTCCGGCCGGAAGGTGATGCTGATCTCCGGCGTGTCCGGCCAGGGCGTGCCGGAGGTGCTGCAGGCGCTGTATCAGGAGGTCGCGGCGGCACGGGCACAGCGGAAGGGCCTGGCGGAGGAGCGCACCGTATGAACAGCCATCGCAACGGCCGGGGGGCACCGCATGCCGCCCCCGGCGACGACGCGGTGGCTTCCCCTGCCCCGGCCATCCCGGAAGGCGGGCAGGCCGAGTCGGGGCTCTCGCTCGGCACGGCCCGCCGGCTGGTGGTGAAGATCGGCCGCGCGCTGGTGGTGGACGCGGCACATGCCGCGCCGCGCATGGCCTGGCTTGCGGGGATCGCCGCCGACATCGCCGCGCTGCGCGCGCGCGGGGTGGACGTGATCGTGGTCTCCTCGGGCGCCATCGCGCTGGCGCGGCGAACGCTGAAGCTCACGCAGAAGCGGCTGCGCCTGGAGGAAAAGCAGGCCGCCGCGGCGGTCGGGCAGATCCGGCTGGCGCAGGCCTGGACCGAAGTGCTCTCGGGGCACGGCCTGACCGCGGCGCAATTGCTGCTGACGGTGGACGATACCGAGGACCGCCGCCGCTACCTCAACGCCCGGGCGACGCTGACCACGCTGATGGGCCTGGGCTGCATCCCGGTCATCAACGAGAACGACAGCGTCGCCACCGCCGAGATCCGCTTCGGCGACAACGACCGCCTCGCCGCGCGCGTCGCCGAGATGGTGGAGGCGGACCAGTTGATCCTGCTCTCCGACATCGACGGGCTCTACACCGCCGATCCGCGCCGGGACCCGGAAGCCCGGCACATCCCTGTCGTCTCCCGCCTCACCGACGAGATCGAGGCGATGGGGGGCGAGCCGCCGCCGGGCTATTCCTCGGGCGGGATGCGCACCAAGCTGCTGGCCGCCCGCATCGCCACCGGCGCGGGCTGCGCCATGGCGATCACCATCGGGCAGGTGGAACACCCGCTCGCCGCCCTGGAAGCCGGGGCACGCTGCACCTGGTTCCTGCCCGCGCCGGAAGGGCGCTCGGCGCGTAAGCGCTGGATCCTGGGGACGCTGCAGCCGCAGGGCAGCTTCACCATCGATGCCGGGGCGGCGCGCGCGCTCGCGGACGGCCGGTCGCTGCTGCCGGCGGGCGTGACCGCGCTGGCGGGCAGCTTCAGCCGGGGCGATGCGGTGGAAGTGTGCGGGCCGGACGGGACACGGCTGGCGCGGGGGCTGTCCGCCTATGCCAGCGAAGATGCCGCCCGCATCATCGGCCACCGCAGCGAGGACATCGAGGCGATCCTGGGCTGGCGCGGCCGCACCGAGCTGATCCATCGCGACGACCTGGTGCTTTTGTAACGGGATAGCATCAGAGCAGACGTTACTTGAGCGGCACCACCTGATCGACCCGGGAGACATCGAATTTCGGCCGCCCGGCGGCATCCTCGGCGATCAGGTCGGCGAAGGCGTGATCGAACAGGATGTCGGCGGCGTGGAACAGGTGCATGGCCCGCACCGGCGCGAAAGTGGTGCCCTCGCTGCCGGTCACCACGACCATCACCTGTGCCTGTGCCCGCGCCAGGTCCGCGGCATCCAGCCCGGCCAGCGGGCTGCGCGCGTCGATCACATGCACCAGCGTCCAGCTCATCATCTCCACCAGTGAATGCTCGCGCAGCAGCGGCAGGTCGCGGATCCGCCAGACACTGCGGCCGGTGGCGTCACGGTCACGGATGATCAGCACCATCCGCGCCTCCACCTGGTAGATCGGATTGAAGCGCCGGTTGAGCACCCGGGCACCGAGCGTGGTCACGCCATCGACCGGCCCGACCACCATGTTGCGAGCGAAGGACAGGCGCGAGCGTGGGCGGGAGAACCGCACGAACATCAGCCCCGCAATCACCGCGATCGAGAGCACGCCGCAGAAGATCTCGATGGCCGAAACGATGTGCCCATAGGTCGTCCGCGGCGCCATCGCGCCATAGCCGACGGTGGCGAAGGTCTGCACGCTGAAGAAGAAGGCGTCGCTGAGCGAACCGTCGCGCATGTTGGCGACGCTGCCGGGCTGCACGACATACAGCGCCGCGAACAGCAGGTTGACCAGCAGGTAGTACGCCATGGTCAGGGCCAGGAACCAGCGCCAGGGCAACGCCAGCGCGAGGTAATAGGGATCCCCCCAGTCGTAGCGCCCCACCCCCGGCCCGATGCCGATCTCCGGATGCATCGGCCCGGCCCGCCGCGGCACCGGCCGGCGCCAGAGGCGTCGCATCAGCCTGTGCATGGCCCCCTCCGTCGGGGCGTTGCCCCGAACCCCACCAGGAGGCTTTGCCTCCTGGACCTCCACCAAGGGCTTCGCCCTTGGAACCCGATTTTTCTGAGCCGCGCAGCGCGAATGGGGTCAAGGGGCCTTGTGGCCCCTTGCGGGTCCAGGGCGGAGCCCTGGCCTTTTACCCTTCGGCAACCCCCGCGAGCCGCAACCCGGCGACATAGTGCTCGCAATCCTCGATGCGGTCGAACGGGCTGCTCGCCACGAACCGGGCGATGGTGAATTCCGGCTCGATCGCGAGCAGGCGCTCGCGCACCAGGGCGGCTTCCTCGACGCGGCCGAGATGGCCCAGCGCCGCCAGGTAGGGTTTGCAGGGCGCCGAGAAGGCCGGGTTCATTTCGCTGACCTCGCGGCCGCGGGTCACCGCTTCCTCGTGGTCATGCCGCAGCAGCGCGATCAGGATGAAGATGGTGTCGTAGAAGAACGCATGCGGGTCGTAGGGGGAGAGCTTCTTGTAGCGCTCCATCCGCGTCGTCGCGGTATCGAGGTCGCCGAGAAAGGCGAAGGCGGCGGCCGACAGCGCCCAGGCCATCACCAGGTTCGGGTTCACCGTCAGCGCCCGTTCGTGCAGCGACAGCGCCTCGCGCAGGCGCTTGTGCAGGAAGGCCCTGACATGTCCGGCGATGGCCAGGGCCCGCGCGTCCTGGGGATCGAGGGTGATGGCGCGGTTGGCCAGCCGTCCGGCCTCGGCCATCACCGCGGCCGGATCGTTGGTCCAACCCTGGCCGTACAGGAAGATATGCCAGAACGCGAACCATGCCGATGCCGCGGCATAGTCGGGCTCAAGCGTGATCGCCTGGCGCAGCAATTCCCCCGCCTGCATGAACTGCACCCGGTCCATCCGCGAGAGCAGCGGAATGGCCCGCAGCACCAGGTCATAGGCGGTGCTGTCGGCGGGCGGACGGGCGGTGACGCGCTGCGCCTCGATCAGCAGGATCTCGGGATCGATCTGGGCGACCACCTCGGCGGCGACTTCGTCCTGCAGGGTCAGCAGGTCCGTGATCTCGCGATCGAAACGACGCGACCAGACCACTTGGTTGCCCGCCCGCAGGTCCAGCAGCCGCAACGCCACCCGCAGCCGGTCGGGTACGCGCTGGATGGTGCCATCGAGCAGGAAATCGATGTTGAAGGTCCGGCGGATCGCCGCCTCGTCGCGCGTCTGGGTGGCGAAGCGCGCAAGCGAGGAAGAAGACACCAGGAACATCCAGCGGAACCGGGCGAGCGCCGCGGTGATCTCGTCGGCAAGGCCGGCGGAGAGATGCGCTTCGGCCTCGGTGGTGCCGATCGGCTGCAACGGCAGCACGCCAATGCGAGCCCCGCCGCGTGGCGCCTGCGGGCGCGCCTCCGCATGGGGCTCGGCGCGGGCCTCGTGCCGCACATCCATGCGCACCGGCCCGCGGGCGACGGAGCGGGACTCCAGATCCCGCGGGACGGACCCCGGCTGGGTCACGGGGGCGGAGCGCGGAACCGGGGCCACTGCCCGTATTTCGGCGGCGACGCGCTGGGTTTCCTCGGAGGGATGCGCATCCAGCAGGTCGGACAGCACCGTGCGGCAACGCTCGTACGCCTGGATCGCCATGCCGCGCTCACCGCGGGCGGCATAGGCACGCATCAGCGCCCGCCAGGCCCCTTCATGAGAGCGGTCGATCGCCAGCAATTGCTGCGCGGCGGCGATGGTGGGTTCAGGCTCGCTCTTTTCGCGCAGGAGTTGTTCGGCCAGGACCCGGGCGCGGTCGATCAGCCGTTCCCGCTCGCTGGCGAGCCAGGCATCGAAGGTCGGGTCGAGCCCGTCGAGGTCCTCGAGCAGGTCGCCATCGAGCAGCCCGAGCGCGGCCGGCCGCTCGGGGCTGGCCCGCAGCACCTCGTCCACGTCGATCCAGACCGTGCCTGGCCGCAGCATCAGGTGGTCGCGATTGACCGTCAGGATCGGCGCCCCCACCGGCGCGAGCGCCTCGGTCAGGCGGTGGATTTCCTGGCGCAGCGAGGCGCGGGCCTGTTCCTCGGGCCGGCGGCTCCAGAGCATTTCCGCCAGCCGCCCCCGCAGCACCGGCCGCGGCGCCGACAGCGCCACGATGGCCAGCAGGGCCCGCGTCTTGCGGCCAGAGGGCAGGACGTTCTCGCTGGTCAGCGTCCAGGCTTCCATCTGGCCGATCAGCCGGAGCCTTACGAGAACGGGATCACCATGCGAGGGTGATGCCGGCATCATGCCACGTTGAACCGCGCTTACGATCATATGCCCATTACAAGCTTGTTCAACTGCGGCCGGCAAGGGCCTCTGCAATCATAGCGTGCAAGATGTATCGAGCAAGCCGTGTTTCGCACAACTGCCGGGCATCCTAGGGGCCTGGGGCATATGTGGTGGTCACAATGGCGCTCATGTTGCCCCCTGCGGGATGGTCTCAGATGGCGGCCTCCTGGAAAATGCGTGTGACATCGCCCTGCCAGGCGCCGTGAAAGCGGTCGAGCCAGGCCTCGGCCTGGGTGGGGCCGCCGGACACGATCGCTTCCAGCGGTTGCAGGTAGACGGATTCGTCCTGGCCGGCCGCATCGTACCGTGCCCTGGCGCGCAGCCCGTCCCGGGCGATCGCCACGACCTCGCGGGCGAGATCGCGCAGCGTGCCGCGCTGCCACGGCGTCTGCAGCGCGGATTTTACAACCAAAGGTCGCAAAGCGGCGAACTCGGTCCAATGATGCTGGTGCACCAGCGCCTCGGCCGCGGCGAGCGCCGCATCGTCGTACAGCAGACCGACCCAGAGGGCCGACTGCGCCACCATCATCCCGACGCTGCCGGCATCCGCCCCGCGCATCTCCAGGAAGCGCTTGAGGCGGACATCGGTGAACACGGTGGTCAGGTGGTCGGCGAAGTCGCCGATCGTGGCCGGGCCCGCGCCGGTATCGGCGAGCCGGCCTTCCATGAAGTCGCGGAAGGAGCGGCCGGCGAGGTCGATATAGCGTCCGTCGCGATGGACGAAATACATCGGCACGGAATCGACGACCCACTCGACATAGCGCTCGAAGCCGAAACCGTCCTCGAAGAACACCGGCTGGATGCCGGTGCGGTGCGGATCGGTATCGGTCCAGATCTGACCACGATAGGACAGGAAGCCGTTCGGCCTGCCCTCGGTAAAGGGCGAGTTGGCAAACAGCGCGGTCGCCAGCGGCTGCAGCGCCAGCGAAACCCGCAGCTTGCGCACCATGTCGGCTTCGCTCGCGAAGTCGAGGTTCACCTGCACGGTGCAGGTGCGCGTCATCATGTCGAGGCCGAGCCCGCCGACCTGGGGCATGTAGCGCCGCATGATGGCGTAGCGGCCCTTCGGCATCCACGGCATCTGCGCGCGCGTGAGGGTGGGATGGAAGCCGAGCGGGGCGAAGCCGAGCCCGAGCGGGCCGGCGACGCGGCGGACCAGGGCGTTGTGCGCCTCGATCTCGGCATGGGTCTCGTGCAGGGTGGCGAGCGGCGCACCGGACAGCTCCAGTTGCCCCGCGGGTTCCAGCGAAACCGATGAGCTGCCTTGCTTCAGGCCGATCGGATGGCCGGCATCGACGATCGGCTCCCAGTCATCGGCCGCCGCCATGCCTTCCAGCAGCGCGCGGATGCCCTGCGGCTCGTAGGGCGGGGCGGAGAAATCCGGGCGGAAGCCGAATTTCTCGTGTTCGGTGCCGATCGTGAACCCGCTCGGCGGCCGGCACCCCTGGGCAAGGAAGTCGGCCAGCTCGCGCAGGGAGGTGATCGGCGTCGCGTCGGCATCTCCGGGGTTGGACATTCAGCCTTTTCCATTGCTGGCGGGCACGGCGGCGCGCAGGGAAGGGTCAGCCGCCGGCCGGCGCCTGCAACAGCGCCAACCCGACGATCGCGGCCGTCTCGGCGCGCAGGATGCGCGGCCCGAGACTGACGGGTTGAACAAAGGCATGCCGGGCGAGAAGGTCAAGCTCTGCTCCCGTGAAGCCACCTTCCGGACCGACCAGCAACGCAGCCGGGCCGGGGCAGCCATGGATGCGCGGCGCCGTGCTGCGCTCCACCGCCACCACCAACGCGCGTGTGCCGGGCCAGGACGCCAGCAATGCGGGCAGGCGCACCGGCGCTTCGATGCGCGGCACGCTCAGCCGCTCGCATTGCGCGGCCGCCTCGGTGGCGATCGCGGCCAGCCGCTCGGTGTTGACGCGGGACGCCACGGTGCGCTCGGTCAGCACCGGCAGCAGGGCGGCGGCGCCGAGCTCGGTCGCCTTCTCGGCCACGAGATCGATGGCATCGCGCTTCAAGGGCGCGAAGGCGAGCCAGAGATCGGGCTCGGGCGCCTGCGGGCGGAGTTGCGTTTCAAGGACGACTTCGCAACGATCACGCCGCACCATGGCAATGCGGCCGGCCCATTCGCCGTCGCTGCCGTTGAACAGGCGCACCGGATCGCCCACGGCACGACGCAGGACGGTGCCGAGATGATGGGCCTGGGCGGGGGTGACGGCGATCGCGGCGCCGGCGGCGAGGGACGCCGGCACGAACAGGCGCGGCGAGGTGATTGACGCATCCATGGCACGGGAGAGATTAGCAGGCATGAGCGCAGCGACAGATCCCACCCCTCTGGGGGGGCATACAGATATCGTGACGGGCGGCTGGATCGGCCGGCTGCCACGCAAGCTGGTTCCCTATGCCCTGCTCGGCCGATTCGACCGGCCGATCGGCATCTGGCTGCTGTTCCTGCCGGGGCTGTGGTCGATCCTGCTGGCCCAGGCGTCGCCCGGATACAGCGCCTGGCTGATCGTGCTGTTCTTCATCGGCAGCGTGCTGATGCGCGGCGCCGGCTGCGTGGTCAACGACATGTGGGACCGCGACATGGACCGGCGGGTGACCCGCACGGCGGGACGGCCGCTGGCCAGCAGGGCGCTGAGCATGTTCCAGGCCCTGGTCTTCCTCGCCGCGCTGTGCACGCCGAGCCTGCTGATCCTGCTGCAGTTGCACCCGACCGCGCAGATCCTGGGGGTGTCGTCGCTGCTGCTGGTGCTGCTCTACCCGCTGGCCAAGCGGGTGACCTGGTGGCCGCAGATGATGCTGGGCTTCACCTTCGGCTGGGGGGCGCCGATGGGCTACGCCGCCGCCTCGGGGCGGTTGGACTGGGCGCCCGTCGCCCTTTACCTCGGCACGATCACCTGGATCCTGGCCTATGACACGATCTACGCCCATCAGGACCGCGAGGACGACGCGCTGATCGGCGTGCGCTCGACGGCGCGGCTGTGGAACGAACAGACGCGACCCTTCGTGGCGGTCTGCTACGGCATCACGGTGGCGATGCTGGCCCTGGCGGGATGGCTGGCCGGCCTGTCCTGGGTCTATTTCGTCGCCCTGATCCTGCCGGCGGGGCTGCTGGCCCGGCAGGTGATCCGGGTCGACATCCACGACTCGCCGCTCTGCCTTGCTTTGTTCAGGTCGAACCGGGAGGTCGGGCTGGCGGTGGCGCTGGCGATCCTGCTCGGGCGGCTGTGAGGGACGCGGAAGCCTTCGTCCGCGCCCAGACGGCGCCGCAGGCAGCGCCGCTGGTGCCCGAGATCACGCTGCAGCTTGCCAGCGAAATCACGCCGATCTGGCAGGCAACGGAAGCATGGCTGGCCGAGACCGGCACCGCGCCACCGTTTTGGGCCTTCGCCTGGCCGGGGGCGCAGGCCCTGGCCCGCTTCGTGCTGGATCATCCCGGCGTGGTCGCCGGGCGGCGCGTGCTGGATTTCGCCGCCGGATGCGGGCTGGCCGCCATCGCCTGCGCCCGCATGGGGGCCGCGCATGTGGAGGCGGCCGAGATCGACCCGATCGCCGCCGCCTCCATCCGCGTCAATGCGCAGGCGAACGCGGCGGCGGTGACGGCGCTGACCGGGGATCTGGTGGGGACGCCCTGTCGCTGGGACCTGATCCTGTGCGGCGACGTCTGCTACGAGGCGCCGATGACCCGGCACATCCTGCCCTGGCTGCGCGGCATGGCCGGCCAGGCCGAGATCTGGGTGGCCGATCCCGGCCGCGCCTACCTGCCGCGCGAGGGACTCGACCCGTTCGCGACCTTCGCCGTGCCGACCACCACCGAGCTGGAGGACCGCACGGTGCGCGAGGTCACGCTGTTCCGGCTGCTCGCCTCGGGGGCTGCTCCGCCGCCCCGGTCCTGATCCCCCGCCCTGGCACGCCCTGCCCTGGCGCTTGACAGGGGGTCCGTGATCAAGCAATTGCAAGTGACTCTCAATTGCAGGGCTTGCGCAATGCGACCCCATCCCGCCTACCTGACGGAGCCCGACCTCCCTCTCTCCCGCACCATCGCGCTGGCCACCGGGCTGACCATCACCTTCGGCTGCCGCCCCCCCTGCGTCCCCCCGCCCACCGAACTGCAGGTAACGCTGCGCCGGCACCGTTTCGAACCGGCCGAACTGCACGCCCCCGCCGACACCCCGATCGTGCTGACCGTGCGCAACGAGGACGCCACCGCGGCGGAATTCGGCAGCGCGGCGCTGAAGCTCGGCGCGGTGGTGGCCGGGCAGCGGCAGGCGGTGCTGCGCATCCCCGCCCAGGCGAGCGGATGCTACAGCTTCGTCGGCGACTGCGAAGCAGACACCGCGCGGGGCGTGCTGGTGGTCGGGAACGGGATCTAGGCCGTGCTTGCAACCCTCATCATCGTCTTCCGCGAGGTCGTCGAGGCCGGTCTGATCGTCGGCATCGTGCTGGCGGCGACCGAAGGCATGCCCGGGCGCGGCCTGCGTATCGCCGGCGGCATCGCCGCGGGCGTGGCCGGGGCCTGCCTGGTGGCGGCCTTCGCCGGCGCCATCACCGATGCCTTCGCCGGCAGCGGCCAGGAATTGCTGAACGCCGCCATCCTCGGCATCGCCGCGGTGATGCTGGGCTGGCACACACTCTGGATGGCGCGGCACGGGCGCGCCATGGCCGCCGAGCTGCGCGGCGTGGGCCAGGAGATCGTCGCCGGCCGCCGCACCCCCACTGCCCTGGTCGTGGTGGTGGC from Rhodovastum atsumiense harbors:
- the rplU gene encoding 50S ribosomal protein L21, giving the protein MFAVIRTGGKQYRVTPNAVLKVEKLEAEPGATVTFTDVLAVGGESGLTVGTPTVAGATVTATVIAQDRLDTVIIFKKRRRQNSRRKNGHRQHVTVLRVAEITAA
- the rpmA gene encoding 50S ribosomal protein L27, encoding MAHKKAGGSSRNGRDTEGRRLGLKKSGGQAVVAGNIILRQRGTRWKPGRNVGLGRDHTIFALIDGHVTFERKADDRVHVSVTPLPVAAE
- the obgE gene encoding GTPase ObgE; this translates as MKFLDQAKIYCRSGDGGDGVTAFRREKFLEFGGPDGGDGGRGGHVIFEAVENLNTLIDFRYTQHFRAPKGGNGAGANRTGAGAKDVIVKVPVGTQILDDDRETLLADLDVPGKQVVLLRGGDGGFGNAHFKTSTNRAPRRADKGWPGEERWIWLRLKLIADAGLVGLPNAGKSTFLSVVSAARPKIADYPFTTLHPQLGVVRLSTTQEFVLADIPGLIEGAHEGAGLGDRFLGHVERCAVLLHLVDGAAGDVVQAWRTVREELVSYGGGLADKPEVLVLNKADAMTPREASARRTALQKASGRKVMLISGVSGQGVPEVLQALYQEVAAARAQRKGLAEERTV
- the proB gene encoding glutamate 5-kinase codes for the protein MNSHRNGRGAPHAAPGDDAVASPAPAIPEGGQAESGLSLGTARRLVVKIGRALVVDAAHAAPRMAWLAGIAADIAALRARGVDVIVVSSGAIALARRTLKLTQKRLRLEEKQAAAAVGQIRLAQAWTEVLSGHGLTAAQLLLTVDDTEDRRRYLNARATLTTLMGLGCIPVINENDSVATAEIRFGDNDRLAARVAEMVEADQLILLSDIDGLYTADPRRDPEARHIPVVSRLTDEIEAMGGEPPPGYSSGGMRTKLLAARIATGAGCAMAITIGQVEHPLAALEAGARCTWFLPAPEGRSARKRWILGTLQPQGSFTIDAGAARALADGRSLLPAGVTALAGSFSRGDAVEVCGPDGTRLARGLSAYASEDAARIIGHRSEDIEAILGWRGRTELIHRDDLVLL
- a CDS encoding ion channel is translated as MHRLMRRLWRRPVPRRAGPMHPEIGIGPGVGRYDWGDPYYLALALPWRWFLALTMAYYLLVNLLFAALYVVQPGSVANMRDGSLSDAFFFSVQTFATVGYGAMAPRTTYGHIVSAIEIFCGVLSIAVIAGLMFVRFSRPRSRLSFARNMVVGPVDGVTTLGARVLNRRFNPIYQVEARMVLIIRDRDATGRSVWRIRDLPLLREHSLVEMMSWTLVHVIDARSPLAGLDAADLARAQAQVMVVVTGSEGTTFAPVRAMHLFHAADILFDHAFADLIAEDAAGRPKFDVSRVDQVVPLK
- a CDS encoding BTAD domain-containing putative transcriptional regulator, translated to MMPASPSHGDPVLVRLRLIGQMEAWTLTSENVLPSGRKTRALLAIVALSAPRPVLRGRLAEMLWSRRPEEQARASLRQEIHRLTEALAPVGAPILTVNRDHLMLRPGTVWIDVDEVLRASPERPAALGLLDGDLLEDLDGLDPTFDAWLASERERLIDRARVLAEQLLREKSEPEPTIAAAQQLLAIDRSHEGAWRALMRAYAARGERGMAIQAYERCRTVLSDLLDAHPSEETQRVAAEIRAVAPVPRSAPVTQPGSVPRDLESRSVARGPVRMDVRHEARAEPHAEARPQAPRGGARIGVLPLQPIGTTEAEAHLSAGLADEITAALARFRWMFLVSSSSLARFATQTRDEAAIRRTFNIDFLLDGTIQRVPDRLRVALRLLDLRAGNQVVWSRRFDREITDLLTLQDEVAAEVVAQIDPEILLIEAQRVTARPPADSTAYDLVLRAIPLLSRMDRVQFMQAGELLRQAITLEPDYAAASAWFAFWHIFLYGQGWTNDPAAVMAEAGRLANRAITLDPQDARALAIAGHVRAFLHKRLREALSLHERALTVNPNLVMAWALSAAAFAFLGDLDTATTRMERYKKLSPYDPHAFFYDTIFILIALLRHDHEEAVTRGREVSEMNPAFSAPCKPYLAALGHLGRVEEAALVRERLLAIEPEFTIARFVASSPFDRIEDCEHYVAGLRLAGVAEG
- a CDS encoding glutamate--cysteine ligase — protein: MSNPGDADATPITSLRELADFLAQGCRPPSGFTIGTEHEKFGFRPDFSAPPYEPQGIRALLEGMAAADDWEPIVDAGHPIGLKQGSSSVSLEPAGQLELSGAPLATLHETHAEIEAHNALVRRVAGPLGLGFAPLGFHPTLTRAQMPWMPKGRYAIMRRYMPQVGGLGLDMMTRTCTVQVNLDFASEADMVRKLRVSLALQPLATALFANSPFTEGRPNGFLSYRGQIWTDTDPHRTGIQPVFFEDGFGFERYVEWVVDSVPMYFVHRDGRYIDLAGRSFRDFMEGRLADTGAGPATIGDFADHLTTVFTDVRLKRFLEMRGADAGSVGMMVAQSALWVGLLYDDAALAAAEALVHQHHWTEFAALRPLVVKSALQTPWQRGTLRDLAREVVAIARDGLRARARYDAAGQDESVYLQPLEAIVSGGPTQAEAWLDRFHGAWQGDVTRIFQEAAI
- a CDS encoding 16S rRNA (uracil(1498)-N(3))-methyltransferase, with protein sequence MPANLSRAMDASITSPRLFVPASLAAGAAIAVTPAQAHHLGTVLRRAVGDPVRLFNGSDGEWAGRIAMVRRDRCEVVLETQLRPQAPEPDLWLAFAPLKRDAIDLVAEKATELGAAALLPVLTERTVASRVNTERLAAIATEAAAQCERLSVPRIEAPVRLPALLASWPGTRALVVAVERSTAPRIHGCPGPAALLVGPEGGFTGAELDLLARHAFVQPVSLGPRILRAETAAIVGLALLQAPAGG
- the ubiA gene encoding 4-hydroxybenzoate octaprenyltransferase, which translates into the protein MSAATDPTPLGGHTDIVTGGWIGRLPRKLVPYALLGRFDRPIGIWLLFLPGLWSILLAQASPGYSAWLIVLFFIGSVLMRGAGCVVNDMWDRDMDRRVTRTAGRPLASRALSMFQALVFLAALCTPSLLILLQLHPTAQILGVSSLLLVLLYPLAKRVTWWPQMMLGFTFGWGAPMGYAAASGRLDWAPVALYLGTITWILAYDTIYAHQDREDDALIGVRSTARLWNEQTRPFVAVCYGITVAMLALAGWLAGLSWVYFVALILPAGLLARQVIRVDIHDSPLCLALFRSNREVGLAVALAILLGRL
- a CDS encoding class I SAM-dependent methyltransferase, with translation MRDAEAFVRAQTAPQAAPLVPEITLQLASEITPIWQATEAWLAETGTAPPFWAFAWPGAQALARFVLDHPGVVAGRRVLDFAAGCGLAAIACARMGAAHVEAAEIDPIAAASIRVNAQANAAAVTALTGDLVGTPCRWDLILCGDVCYEAPMTRHILPWLRGMAGQAEIWVADPGRAYLPREGLDPFATFAVPTTTELEDRTVREVTLFRLLASGAAPPPRS
- a CDS encoding cupredoxin domain-containing protein, producing the protein MRPHPAYLTEPDLPLSRTIALATGLTITFGCRPPCVPPPTELQVTLRRHRFEPAELHAPADTPIVLTVRNEDATAAEFGSAALKLGAVVAGQRQAVLRIPAQASGCYSFVGDCEADTARGVLVVGNGI